ACCCGCCGTGCGCGCGGTGCTGGCGCAGCTCGACGCCATCGAGGCACAGAGCATCGCGCCCGCCGACGTGTCGCCCGCGTACTGGCGCACGCTCGGCAACCGGCTCGCTGCTCGCTTGCCGTTGCCCGCATACACCGCCGAACGGCACGCCGCTTGGCTGGCCGGGAGGGCGCTGCCATGACGGCCATTTCTCCAACCGGCAGCACGCCACATCCTCGCTCGCGCCTGCGCGCTCGCCTCGTGTTGGCGGCCGTGTCCGCCTGCGGCTTCGCTGCGCTGGCCTGGGCGTCCTTCGTGTCGCCGCTGCCGCGCCTGACCTACAACCCGTCCGACAGCGTGGCGGTCGGCTGGTATCGCATCGACCCGTTCGATCCGCGCACCGCCTCGCTGCCACGTCCGCTGTCCGTGGACAGCATCGTGCTGGTGCCGCTGCCGGCCAAGGCTGCCGTGCTGGCTGCGCAGCGCGGCTACCTGCCGACGCGGGTGCCGCTGCTCAAACGCATTGGAGCGGTTGCGCCGCAGGAGGTGTGCATCGTCGGTCGCAGCGTGCGCATTGACGGCGTGCCGGTGGCCGCCTTGCTGACCGCCGACCGCGTGGGCCGTCCGCTGCCATCATGGCGGCAATGCCGCCGTCTCGTGCCGGGCGAGCTGTTCCTGTTGAGCGTGACCAACCCGGCGTCGTTCGACAGCCGGTATTTCGGCCCGGTCAGCACATCCACCGTGATCGGTGTCGCGCACCCGGTCTGGCTGGAGACACGTCGATGATGGCCGCCGATTCGCTGCGCTTCATCGTGCCATCCGGGGTGTCGTCCTGCGGGCCGTCGCCGTATCGTCGCGCGTGTCGTGCGGGCGCATCCGCGCCGCACTTCGCGCAACATCCGGCGTGGCGTCCCCACGTGCAGGCATCTTGCCTTGAACGCGCCCGGCCGAGGGCCGTGGCGGCGTTCCCCGGCGCGCTGGCTGCGAGCAGCGCAGCGTCGCCGGGGCGCCGATGCCCGGAGCGTCAGCGCAGGGCGAAGGCGGAAGGCAAGATAAAAGGTCGCGGCACGTGGCCGCTTGAAAACCTTGTCTGCACATGGGGCTGGCGCGGCACGCGCCAAGGAGCGGCAGCGTGCCGCGAAGGTGCGCAACGCCGCATCGGCATGGGCGAAAGCGCGTGCTTCGCGCGCCGGAGTGCGATGGTCTTGGATGGAACCGCCCCATGAGCCAGCGCGACGACGACCACTTCCGTGTCCGCCCTGGTGCGCCGAAACAGCGCGGCGATGCCTTCATCAACAAGGTGCTGCGGCAGACGAACAAAGCCGGCGCGAAGCTCGGCAAGGCGGCTGGCAAGGTCGGTCAGCGACCCGGTTCCCGGTTGGGGCGCGGCCACGTTGCTGCTCGCTTTGCTGGTCGTGAACTTGGGGCGAACGCCCGGCGCGTGACGATCAAGGCCCGGCTAGTGAATCTGGCACAGGCCGGGCCACGCTCGACCTCCGCGCACCTGCGCTACATCGAGCGCGAAGGCGTCGATCGCCAAGGCGGGCCGGGCCACGCCTACGGGCCGACGACCGACAATTCCGACCTCGAAGCGTTCAAGGAGCGCGGCGAAGGCGACCGGCACCAGTTCCGGTTCATCGTCTCACCGGAGGACGCCGAACAGCTCGACGACCTGCGCACCTACACCCGACACCTAATGGCGCGCATGGAGGCCGACCTGGGCACGCGGCTGGAATGGGTGGCCGTCGATCACTGGAACACCGACAACCCACATACGCACGTCGTTCTGCGAGGTAAGGACGACAGCGGCAAAGACCTCATCATTTCGCGTGACTACATCGCCGAAGGGATGCGTCGGCGTGCGTCGGAGCTGGCGACCGAATGGCTGGGGCCGCGCACCGAGTTGGAGATGCAGCAGGCCATGCTGCGCGAAGTCGAACAGGAGCGATGGACAGGTCTGGATCGCATCTTGCAGCGCGAGGCTGGCGACGACGGCCTGGTGCGCGTCGAACGCTTCGCCGAACCCCGACTGCAACGCCAGCGGCAAGCATTGATCGGCCGCCTGCAGCGCTTGCAGCGCATGGGGCTGGCGACCGAGCAGCAGCCGGGCGCATGGGCCGTCCATGCCGAGGCCGAGCCGACCCTGCGGGCAATGGGAGAGCGCGGCGACATCATCCGCACTATGCAGCGAGCCATGAGCGGCAAGCAGCGCGAGCTGGCCGTGTTCCAGCCCGGCGAGGATAGCCGCACCATCGTCGGCCGCGTCGTCGGCAAGGGACTGGCCGATGAGTTGTACGACAAGGGCTATCTGATCGTCGATGGCACGGACGGCAAGGCGCACTACGCCGCACTGCCGCCGCGCGCCGAACTGGAGCAGTATCCAGCCGGTTCCATCGTGGAGGTGAGAAGCACAGCCGAGGTGCGCGCTGCCGACCGCAACATCGCCGCGCTGGCCGTCGATGGTGTGTATCGCACCGATCATCACCTAGCCGTCGCCCGCGGTCAGGCGACGCCCGACCGCGACCCGCGCGAAGTGGTGGCCGCCCATGTGCGCCGGCTCGAAACTCTGCGTCGCGCAGGCATCGTGGAGCGCGAGGCCGAAGGCGTCTGGCGCGTGCCCGGCGACTTGGCCGAGCGTGGCCGCCAATACGACGCGCAGCGGCTCGGCGGCGGCGTGGCGGCAGAACTGAAATCACACATGCCCATCGAGCGGCAGGCCCGCGTGATCGGCGCCACCTGGCTCGACCAGCAATTGATCGGCGGCGGCAAGGGGTTAGGCGACCTGGGCTTTGGGGCCGAGGTCAAGGACGCGCTGCGTCAGCGCGCCGACTTCTTGGTCGAACAGGGGCTGGCCGAGCATCGGGGGCAGCACGTCGTCCTTGCACGGAACCTGTTGGCGACGCTGCGCGCGCGCGAACTGGCCCAGGCCGCGAAGGACATTGCGGCCGCCACTGGCCTTGAGCATCGCCCGGTGGCTGACGGGCAGCGAGTGGCCGGCATCTACCGGCGTTCCGTCATGCTCGCCAGCGGTCGCTACGCGATGCTTGATGACGGCATGGGATTCAGCTTGGTGCCGTGGAAACCGGTGATCGAGCAACGGCTCGGGCAAAGCGTTACTGCCAGCCTCAAGAAACATGAGGTGTCGTGGCAGGTCGACAAAAAGCAAGGCTTGTCAATTGGCTGACTCTTGGCTCTACCTCGCGATAGCGTCCGGAGGCGCGTCCACGGTCAGTTCGATTCCTTGCGGCACAGGCAATAAATGAATTTCTGGACTGTGCCGAAGGGCGTTTGATGCTCTTCGTGCTCCTGCTGCAGGAGGGTGAATGGTGTACCGAACTGCGCATGCAGGCTGTCGGCGCTGTATCGCATGACCGACAACCCGCTGCACTTCTCAGGGCCGTCTTCAGCGAACGTCGCCACGATAACGTGACCACCCGGCTTGACAGCGCGAAGAACTGCATTGACGTAGGCCTCTCGCTTTTCGCGCGCCGTGAGGAAATGGAAAACGGCGCGGTCGTGCCAGATGTCATATGCGTGCCGCGGAAGCTCAAGCATGGTGATGTCGCCCGTAAGCCAACTCACCCCGAGCGCTCGTTCCGCGAGACGAACTCGTGAAGCTTCTAGCGCGGCCTCGGACAAGTCCAGGACGGTGACATGCTGATATCCGTGGACTAGCAGATCATCGACTAACGTCGAGGTGCCGCCACCGACGTCGATGATGCTAGAGCCCTTCGAGATACCCGTACGCTTGATAAGCTCGATCGATTGGCGCGCGTGCTCCTGGAACCAGCTCACGTCTTTCTCGGACTTCGTCGTGTAGATCTGCTCCCAATGTTCCTTGGATTGCATCTGGCCTCCTGAACTCGATGCGCCGCGAACCGGTGCGCCGAACAACTATAGCGGCAAATTCCTTCCGTTGTCGTCAGGAAAAATGGTCGGATGCCTACGCTACGCGTAGCAAACAAACGTTCTTATGATCTATATACCAGGACTCGCGTGCTTGACATGACATCGATATCGAAATACGATATCGTACATAGATATCGTGGCGCAGTAATAGCTCCGCGAAGCTAACCGTTAACTGAGTACATCCATTGAGGGTCGGCCCTTATCCCTTCTCATTAAGGACCGCTTCCTATACGGCAAGTCTCTTTGCATATGACGATTGGATTTACGTATGGACGATCGCGATCTTTACGCCGGGCTCATACGCCTTCACATACTCCATCATGCGGCAGAGATGTCTATCTATGGGCAGGAGATGATTAATGAGCTCGCGCACCATGGATATCAATTAAGCCCCGGGACGCTGTATCCAATATTGCATGGGCTTGAAAAAAAAGGGTACTTGACGTCTAAGCAGGTTCAGCAAGGAAAGATCGGCCGCCGCGTCTATGAGATCACCCCAATGGGAAGGCGAGCGTTGGAGGCCGCCAAGAAAAAAGTTCGAGAGTTGTTTGGTGAACTCTTCCACGAGCACAAGAGGAAATCGTGATGATTGAGTGGAGGCTGTGGTTAAGAACGAATATTGGTGCTTCATCGATATTAATAAGACTTCTGGTTGGCCTGGTGGTTTTCTTTCCAGAGGGTCTTCAAAAATTACTTTTCCCCTCCATCCTCGGGGCCGGCAGATTCGCCAAAATTGGCATTCCTTGGCCCGATGTAATGGGTTCATTCGTCGGCATAGTCGAAACAGTGTGTGGCTTGCTGATCATTTTTGGGCTCCTGACAAGATTGGCGGCAATACCGCTAATCATCGTGATGATCGTGGCATTGGTCTCCACCAAGCTGCCACTGATGCTTGGCCATGATGTCTGGATCTTCCATGCACCGGCTGAGGCCCGCTACGGATTCTGGGGTATGGCGCATGAGGCACGCACCGACTTCTGCATGCTCCTTGGCGCGCTGTTCCTGCTGATCAATGGCGGAGGCAGTTGGTCATTGGATGCGTGGCTGACGCGGCATTTAAATGCTCGTTCGGCTGGACAATTCGAGAAGGCGGAGAACTG
The sequence above is a segment of the Dyella sp. M7H15-1 genome. Coding sequences within it:
- a CDS encoding class I SAM-dependent methyltransferase, producing the protein MQSKEHWEQIYTTKSEKDVSWFQEHARQSIELIKRTGISKGSSIIDVGGGTSTLVDDLLVHGYQHVTVLDLSEAALEASRVRLAERALGVSWLTGDITMLELPRHAYDIWHDRAVFHFLTAREKREAYVNAVLRAVKPGGHVIVATFAEDGPEKCSGLSVMRYSADSLHAQFGTPFTLLQQEHEEHQTPFGTVQKFIYCLCRKESN
- a CDS encoding DoxX family protein, translating into MIEWRLWLRTNIGASSILIRLLVGLVVFFPEGLQKLLFPSILGAGRFAKIGIPWPDVMGSFVGIVETVCGLLIIFGLLTRLAAIPLIIVMIVALVSTKLPLMLGHDVWIFHAPAEARYGFWGMAHEARTDFCMLLGALFLLINGGGSWSLDAWLTRHLNARSAGQFEKAEN
- a CDS encoding relaxase/mobilization nuclease and DUF3363 domain-containing protein — translated: MSQRDDDHFRVRPGAPKQRGDAFINKVLRQTNKAGAKLGKAAGKVGQRPGSRLGRGHVAARFAGRELGANARRVTIKARLVNLAQAGPRSTSAHLRYIEREGVDRQGGPGHAYGPTTDNSDLEAFKERGEGDRHQFRFIVSPEDAEQLDDLRTYTRHLMARMEADLGTRLEWVAVDHWNTDNPHTHVVLRGKDDSGKDLIISRDYIAEGMRRRASELATEWLGPRTELEMQQAMLREVEQERWTGLDRILQREAGDDGLVRVERFAEPRLQRQRQALIGRLQRLQRMGLATEQQPGAWAVHAEAEPTLRAMGERGDIIRTMQRAMSGKQRELAVFQPGEDSRTIVGRVVGKGLADELYDKGYLIVDGTDGKAHYAALPPRAELEQYPAGSIVEVRSTAEVRAADRNIAALAVDGVYRTDHHLAVARGQATPDRDPREVVAAHVRRLETLRRAGIVEREAEGVWRVPGDLAERGRQYDAQRLGGGVAAELKSHMPIERQARVIGATWLDQQLIGGGKGLGDLGFGAEVKDALRQRADFLVEQGLAEHRGQHVVLARNLLATLRARELAQAAKDIAAATGLEHRPVADGQRVAGIYRRSVMLASGRYAMLDDGMGFSLVPWKPVIEQRLGQSVTASLKKHEVSWQVDKKQGLSIG
- a CDS encoding S26 family signal peptidase, whose translation is MTAISPTGSTPHPRSRLRARLVLAAVSACGFAALAWASFVSPLPRLTYNPSDSVAVGWYRIDPFDPRTASLPRPLSVDSIVLVPLPAKAAVLAAQRGYLPTRVPLLKRIGAVAPQEVCIVGRSVRIDGVPVAALLTADRVGRPLPSWRQCRRLVPGELFLLSVTNPASFDSRYFGPVSTSTVIGVAHPVWLETRR
- a CDS encoding PadR family transcriptional regulator → MDDRDLYAGLIRLHILHHAAEMSIYGQEMINELAHHGYQLSPGTLYPILHGLEKKGYLTSKQVQQGKIGRRVYEITPMGRRALEAAKKKVRELFGELFHEHKRKS